ACCCCTGATTCCAATAAATCTGTTACAATCCCATGCTTTGCTCTAGGATGCTTATGTTTTTCAGAAATTACTAAATCAAGTGTTGAAAACTTATCCCAATTATTATAATCTGAAGTGAAAAGCATATCTACCATTCTTTTAAATCCAAAAAAAATATCTAAACTACCAAAATCTTTTCTTTTCTTTTTCATGTATTCAATTATTCCTCTAACTGGTGCACTTCCACAACCACCTCCTACAATAATTACATTATTCCCGTGAAATGAATCCATATCATATCCATTACCATATGGACCTCTTAAACCTATCATTTCTCCTTTTTTTAAAGAACATAAATGAGATGACACATTACCTACCGATTTAACACTCATTTCAAAATATTCTTCAGAATAAGAACATATAGATATTGGTGCCTCACCAATCCCAGGTAGAGATACTTGCATAAATTGTCCAGGATTATGTTTAATAGGCATATTGAATCTTAATAAATATTCATCCTGAGTTTGTTTAGTAATTTTATCTAATTTGAAAAATTTAACATCACTTTCAGATTGTAATATGCTTTTCGAAAATCCTTCTAATTTTGTAAATTTAATTTGACTCATTTGTTTTCACCTCTAGTTTGATTTGCTTCATTTACTAATTCAATCCAATCAATTTTATTTGGACATCCCCTAATACATCTTCCACATCCAGTACACATAAGCTCCCCAAATTTTTTTGGAAAATAATCTAATTTATGAAAAAATCTATGTTTGAATCTGTCTACTCTTTCATTTCTGAAAATATGTCCACCTGCAACTCCTGTGAAATCCTTATACATACATGAATCCCATTTTGCTACTCTGACTCCAGATTTTAGATCTAAATTAGACTCATCTTCTACATCAAAACATAAACAAGTAGGACAAAGTGTTGTACAATCACCACAACTTAAACAATCATCACTTCCCTTTCTCCAAATATTATTCATCTCAAATAATTCAGAAATATTTGTTGAATCTAATCTATTTTCACATCTAGGAAGACCTTTTGAATATTCTTCTGTTTTTAATTTTAGCTTAGATAGGATTTCTTCACCTTTTTTAGAATTAGTTTTTATATGATAATTACTTCCCTTTTCAAATAGACATACATCATAATAATCTTTTAAATTTAGAGAATCACAGAAACAATATTTATCTTGAGTTTCGTCACACCATAATCCTACAAGAGTTATATGTTCTCTTAATTTTTTGTAATTTTCATTTGCTGGTTTTTGTTCTAGAAATAGTTTATCATTTACAAAAAACGAATTTAAGTCGCAAAGTCTTAATCCAAATAAAACTCTTTTTTCATTTATTCTTGGCTTCATAATTTTTATGCCATTGTATTCGAATAAAACTTGCTTTGCTGGGAATACGAATTTTTTAGCAGAATACCAAAAAATTCCTTCAAATTCAACTTCTTTTATATCCTTAACATTTTCAAACCTTAACCAGTTCTGATCTTTTTTTGGAGCAATGATATCACCATATTTTTCAAGAACTTTAAACAGTTTGTTTAAGTCTTTTTTTGGTAGGATATATCCATCTTTATTTTGTGTGTACATTATAGTAAAATTCCCACATAATTACTTTAAATTAATTGATAATTATTATATAGGAGTTAAATAGTCACAAGTATATTCTCAACTTCTTTTTTTAGATATTTATAATCAGAATTTCCAAAAGGAATACCTATTATTTTAACTAGTTTTACTTGACCAGTTTCTTGCATCAATTTAAGATAAAAACCTAAGTCTAAATCATGACAAGTTAGAGAATTTGCAAGTACTAAATCATCTATTTTGTCTATTAACTTTACTTTTTTTAAACCCTTTACAACATCTAGAATTATCAATTCCTCACTTGCATTTAAAATCTCATTTGGTGACTCTGCATGAATGAATTCGAAGTCCTTTGTTTGAATTATTTTTGCTAGTTCTTTTGCTACTTCATCACCTTCAAAAAATTCATTTCCAAATACAAATATCTTTCTCATTTTATAATATAAATAAACCTTCTATAATTCCTACTTCGTAAATTAAAATAATACCTACTAAAATACTTAAAATTCCAGCAATTTTTGGAGTCCAATTATTACTTGAAATTTTATTAAATAGAAAGTATAGAACTAAACTTACACAAAACATTCCTATCATTGAACCAAATCCAAAGATCAAGATATAAATTAAACCTTCTAAATTATTTTGAATGGATGTCAAAATTAAAAGTATTAAAGCTGCACTTCCTGCAAGACCATGAATCATTCCAATTCCTAAAGATTTTTTATTTGTATCAATTGATTTTAGTCCTAATTCTAATTTTTTATGAAATGAACCAAGTCCTAAAATTATTAACATAATACCAACACAAAATTCTAAAAACAATGCTAGAGTTTGTGGAAGAGTAATATTTAAGATTAAAACTAAAAATCCTACAAAAAATAAGGTTATAGTGTGTCCTACTCCCCAAATTATTCCAAGTTTTAACGAATTAAAAATACTTTTCGAACTTGCAAGTAATGTATTTACTGCGACTATATGATCTGCATCAAAAGCGTGTTTTATTCCGATAAGAAATCCTATTCCTAAAAATAAAAAAAATTCCATTAGAAAAAATATATCAATCATTTTTATAAACTTTTTCTAAAATAAAAAATAAATAAAAATCTTAAAATCATAATCAATTTAGAATTTAGAACAATAAATATTTAATAAATTGAAACATTTATAATCCATTACAAGGTCTTTCTAGATACTCACAAAGTTTTATAAAAATTGTAAATAATTATATATTAAGTTGTATAGAATTAGAGTTTTTGGGATTGTGCAAGGTGTAGGATTTAGACCTTTTATTTATAATGAAGCTATAAAAAACAATATAAAAGGAACAGTTCAAAACACTGGAGATGGTGTTGAAATTATTTGTAATAATAAAGAATCAATATTAAGGATTTTGAAAACACCTCCAAAGCTTTCAAAAATTGAAAAAATAAAAATTGAAGAAGTTTTAAATTTGCCTGATTTTAAAGATTTTAAAATACTTGAAAGTGAAACTAGTAATTCTTACTCTCCAATTCCTGCTGATTTAAATTTATGTTCAGATTGCATTAAAGAAATGTTTGAAGTGAATAATCAAAGGTATAAATATTTTTTCATTTCATGTATTAATTGTGGACCGAGATATTCTATAATAAAATCAACACCATATGACAGGAAGAAAACTACTCTAGATTTTTTTAATATTTGTAAGTTTTGTAATGAAGAATTTAAAGACCCTACAAATAGAAGATTCCATGCACAAACAATTGCATGTCCTGATTGTGGACCTCAACTTTCTTTGTACAAAAATGGAATTAAGATTGAAGGTAGTTGCCCAATAGAAGAAGTAGCTAAATTAATTAATAAAAATGAAGTTGTTGCTATTAAAGGAATAGGAGGATTTCACCTTGCTTGCTCAATTGAAGATGAAGCAATTTTAAGATTGAAGAAAATAACTCAAAGATTCCATAAGCCTTTTGCACTTATGGTAAAAAATGTTGCAATGATTGAGGGGTATGCAAAAATTAGTAAAAATGGACTTGAGCTTTTACAATCAAAAGAGAGGCCAATTGTTCTTCTTGAAAAGAAAGACTCAAATATTCTAAAAGAGATAAGTGAATTATCTAGTCTAGGTTTTATGCTACCTTATTCAGGAGTTCATTATTTATTATTTGAACATCTTGATTCTCCTATTGTTTTAACATCATCTAATTTGCCATCTTTCCCAATTACCACTAAAAAAGAAGAGCAATTTACAGATTATGTCTTAGATTATAATCGAGATATTTCAAATAGTGTTGATGACTCAATTATTAAAGTAATTGGAAATGAAAAACTGATAATAAGGAGAAGTAGAGGATTTGCACCAAATGAGATTGAAATTCCTAAGAACTATCTAAATTTTTCAGAAGATATTTTAAGTGTGGGAGCTGAACTGAAGAATACTTTTTGTATTAAAAAAAATGATAAATTAATTCTCTCAGAACATATTGGAAATACTTATAATTTGGAAAATTTTGAAAACTTCAAATCTAGAATTTTTAAGTTAATGGAATTTACAAAGTCCACCCCAAAAATAATTTTGAGAGACTCAAATGTAAACTTTAATACTTCACAATTTGCAGAAGAATTTTCAAAAGAGAAAAATATTGAACTATTCAATATTCAGCACCATATTGCTCATGGTTTTTCTGTTGCACTTGAACATGATTTGAAAGATTTTTTAGCTATTGTTTGTGATGGTTTAGGGCTTGGAGAGGATGGGACTGCTTGGGGAGGAGAAGTATTTCATAATGATAAAAGAATTGGACATTTAGAATATCAAAGTTTGGTTGGTGGCGAGATAGCAAATAAAGAACCTAGGAGAATCTTAGTTGGGATTTTAGCTAAATTTATGAAACTTAATGAGATTGAAAAAATATTAGGTGAGAGTTTAGAAATTAAAACTTATTTTGAACAAAAAAAACAAAATTTTAATTGTGTTGAAACTTCAAGTGTTGGAAGAATCCTAGATTGTGTTTCTGTTCTTTTAGGATTCTCAGATAAGAACTATTATGAAGGTCGAGGCGCTATGCTTCTTGAGTCAAATTCTAGTTCAAAAATTAAATTATTTTTTGAACCAATTATTGAAAAAGAAAATAATTTATTTATTTTGAAAACTACTCCACTATTTGAATTCATCAAAAATAATCTTGATAAAATATCAAGAGAAGAACTTGCTCGTTTCGCGCAGATTTATATTGCAAAAGGATTATTTGAGATTGCGAAAAAATATGATGAAAAATTGCCAGTAGTTTTTAGTGGAGGGGTTGCATATAATGAAATAATAACCTCATTTATGATTAAGAATAAAGTATTGTTAAATAAAGATATTCCTTGTGGTGATGGAGGAATTAGCGCAGGACAAATTGCATACTTTTTATGGAAAGAGAAAAATAAAAATTAACAAATTCTAGGAACTATTTTTCCTGAAGGCATTTGAAGAATTCTTGAACCTAAAGATGTTTTTAAAATTACTTTTCCTTGCTTGTTTGAAGTAGATTTTACTTCCCCGATTATTTGCGCCATTTCGTTAAACTTTTTTAATTCCTCCAAAACCTTATTTGAATTATTCTTACTTACAATAGTTATAATTCTTCCTTCGTTTGCTAACTCTAGAGGATCAAGTCCTAAAAGATTACATGCAGTTCTTACCTCTTTTTTTATAGGAATTTTTGAGTCTTCAAGTTCTATCTCGATTCCTTTTTCATTTGATACTTCATTTAGAACTGATGCAATACCTCCTCTAGTTGGATCTTTTGCAAATTTAATTAAGTTTCTAATTTTTTTCATTTCAAGATATATTGATTTTGAGTCAGAGATTATTTGTGTTTGAAAATCAAACCTTTGAGACAACAATGCTACAGCATGTTCACCAATACCTCCAGAGATTATAATTTTATCTCCAGTTATAATTTCTTCATCTATTATTTTTTTAGTAATACCTACACC
This window of the Candidatus Woesearchaeota archaeon genome carries:
- a CDS encoding FAD/NAD(P)-binding protein, encoding MSQIKFTKLEGFSKSILQSESDVKFFKLDKITKQTQDEYLLRFNMPIKHNPGQFMQVSLPGIGEAPISICSYSEEYFEMSVKSVGNVSSHLCSLKKGEMIGLRGPYGNGYDMDSFHGNNVIIVGGGCGSAPVRGIIEYMKKKRKDFGSLDIFFGFKRMVDMLFTSDYNNWDKFSTLDLVISEKHKHPRAKHGIVTDLLESGVTDSNENKVVFVCGPPPMIKGVCDLLTSKGFNKDQIYISEERHMKCGVGRCGHCMIEDKYCCTDGPVFRYDEIEGYKG
- a CDS encoding 4Fe-4S dicluster domain-containing protein, whose protein sequence is MYTQNKDGYILPKKDLNKLFKVLEKYGDIIAPKKDQNWLRFENVKDIKEVEFEGIFWYSAKKFVFPAKQVLFEYNGIKIMKPRINEKRVLFGLRLCDLNSFFVNDKLFLEQKPANENYKKLREHITLVGLWCDETQDKYCFCDSLNLKDYYDVCLFEKGSNYHIKTNSKKGEEILSKLKLKTEEYSKGLPRCENRLDSTNISELFEMNNIWRKGSDDCLSCGDCTTLCPTCLCFDVEDESNLDLKSGVRVAKWDSCMYKDFTGVAGGHIFRNERVDRFKHRFFHKLDYFPKKFGELMCTGCGRCIRGCPNKIDWIELVNEANQTRGENK
- a CDS encoding urease accessory protein UreH; translated protein: MEFFLFLGIGFLIGIKHAFDADHIVAVNTLLASSKSIFNSLKLGIIWGVGHTITLFFVGFLVLILNITLPQTLALFLEFCVGIMLIILGLGSFHKKLELGLKSIDTNKKSLGIGMIHGLAGSAALILLILTSIQNNLEGLIYILIFGFGSMIGMFCVSLVLYFLFNKISSNNWTPKIAGILSILVGIILIYEVGIIEGLFIL
- the hypF gene encoding carbamoyltransferase HypF, whose amino-acid sequence is MYRIRVFGIVQGVGFRPFIYNEAIKNNIKGTVQNTGDGVEIICNNKESILRILKTPPKLSKIEKIKIEEVLNLPDFKDFKILESETSNSYSPIPADLNLCSDCIKEMFEVNNQRYKYFFISCINCGPRYSIIKSTPYDRKKTTLDFFNICKFCNEEFKDPTNRRFHAQTIACPDCGPQLSLYKNGIKIEGSCPIEEVAKLINKNEVVAIKGIGGFHLACSIEDEAILRLKKITQRFHKPFALMVKNVAMIEGYAKISKNGLELLQSKERPIVLLEKKDSNILKEISELSSLGFMLPYSGVHYLLFEHLDSPIVLTSSNLPSFPITTKKEEQFTDYVLDYNRDISNSVDDSIIKVIGNEKLIIRRSRGFAPNEIEIPKNYLNFSEDILSVGAELKNTFCIKKNDKLILSEHIGNTYNLENFENFKSRIFKLMEFTKSTPKIILRDSNVNFNTSQFAEEFSKEKNIELFNIQHHIAHGFSVALEHDLKDFLAIVCDGLGLGEDGTAWGGEVFHNDKRIGHLEYQSLVGGEIANKEPRRILVGILAKFMKLNEIEKILGESLEIKTYFEQKKQNFNCVETSSVGRILDCVSVLLGFSDKNYYEGRGAMLLESNSSSKIKLFFEPIIEKENNLFILKTTPLFEFIKNNLDKISREELARFAQIYIAKGLFEIAKKYDEKLPVVFSGGVAYNEIITSFMIKNKVLLNKDIPCGDGGISAGQIAYFLWKEKNKN
- the hypE gene encoding hydrogenase expression/formation protein HypE produces the protein MEKKNISLEQGNGGREMNDLLNSFLGNLYRGDKWENFTNDSATFELPNKDTLCFTTDSFVVNPIKFPGGDIGHLAICGTINDLAVMGADPVGLSLSLIIEEGFDIETLNEIMGSINKISKEQQIPIVTGDTKVMEKGAIDKIVINVSGVGITKKIIDEEIITGDKIIISGGIGEHAVALLSQRFDFQTQIISDSKSIYLEMKKIRNLIKFAKDPTRGGIASVLNEVSNEKGIEIELEDSKIPIKKEVRTACNLLGLDPLELANEGRIITIVSKNNSNKVLEELKKFNEMAQIIGEVKSTSNKQGKVILKTSLGSRILQMPSGKIVPRIC